In a genomic window of Salminus brasiliensis chromosome 12, fSalBra1.hap2, whole genome shotgun sequence:
- the LOC140573897 gene encoding cytochrome P450 2K1-like — MALVEGLLLQATSTGLLLGVVVLLVVYFLSSASRFKEEDNEPPGPKPLPLLGNLLQLDLNSPHESLCELAKTYGPVFKVYIGPKKVVVLAGYKSVKQALVNYAEEFGEREIVRTFKNFSENHGILFSNGENWKEMRRFALTNLRDFGMGKRGSEEKIIEEIQYIIEEFGKLGGAPFDTTKPVNYAVSNIISSIVYGSRFEYSDPRFKQMVNRANENVRIGGSAPIRLYNVFPWLGPFLKSKRTLERNAEKNKKEINQLVSTLQETLNPDDRRGFVDSFLLRKQSDETSGKKNSLFNEKNLFTTVVNLFVAGTDTTGTTLRWGLLLMAKYPHIQDCVQEEIDRVIGSRQAVVEDRKKLPYTDAVIHEIQRVANIVPMSLPHTTSCDVHFNGFFIKKGTTVYPLLTSVLRDESEWESPHTFNPAHFLDAQGRFVKRDAFLPFSAGRRVCLGESLARMELFLFFTSLLQHFHFSPPPGVSADQLDLTPVVGLTLNPSPHKLCAVKRS; from the exons ATGGCTTTAGTGGAGGGACTTCTCTTGCAGGCTACCAGCACAGGCTTATTACTTGGTGTTGTGGTGCTTCTTGTGGTTTATTTTCTTTCCTCTGCCTCAAGGTTTAAAGAAGAAGATAATGAACCTCCAGGACCCAAACCACTGCCTCTCCTGGGTAACCTGCTCCAGCTGGATCTGAACAGCCCACATGAATCACTCTGTGAG CTTGCCAAAACATATGGACCTGTGTTTAAAGTGTATATTGGTCCCAAGAAGGTTGTGGTCTTGGCAGGCTACAAATCAGTCAAACAAGCACTTGTCAACTATGCTGAAGAGTTTGGAGAAAGAGAAATTGTAAGGACATTCAAGAATTTTAGTGAAAATCATG GTATACTGTTTTCTAATGGGGAAAACTGGAAAGAGATGAGGCGTTTTGCCCTCACCAACCTTCGGGACTTTGGAATGGGCAAGAGAGGGAGTGAGGAAAAAATTATTGAAGAGATCCAATACATTATAGAAGAGTTTGGGAAGCTTGGAG GGGCACCTTTTGATACAACCAAGCCAGTAAACTATGCAGTTTCCAACATCATCTCATCTATTGTCTATGGAAGCAGATTTGAGTACAGTGATCCACGATTTAAACAAATGGTTAACAGAGCGAATGAAAATGTCAGGATTGGTGGATCTGCTCCAATCCGA CTCTACAATGTATTTCCCTGGCTAGGTCCATTCTTGAAGAGCAAACGAACACTTGAAAGAaatgctgaaaaaaataaaaaggagaTTAATCAGCTTGTCAGTACTCTGCAGGAAACGCTAAATCCAGATGACCGTAGAGGATTTGTTGACTCTTTTCTCCTACGCAAACAGAGTGATGAG ACATCAGGAAAGAAAAACTCTCTATTCAATGAGAAGAATCTTTTTACTACAGTGGTGAATCTCTTTGTTGCTGGCACTGACACCACTGGCACAACACTGCGCTGGGGGCTGCTACTAATGGCCAAGTACCCTCACATACAGG ACTGTGTACAGGAGGAGATTGATAGGGTGATCGGAAGTCGCCAGGCAGTGGTGGAGGACAGAAAGAAGCTGCCTTATACAGATGCTGTGATCCATGAAATCCAGAGAGTGGCAAATATTGTACCCATGAGTCTCCCTCACACCACTAGCTGTGATGTTCACTTCAATGGCTTTTTCATCAAGAAG GGTACGACTGTATATCCACTCTTGACATCTGTATTGAGGGATGAGAGTGAGTGGGAGAGCCCCCACACATTCAACCCAGCACACTTCCTTGATGCACAGGGCAGATTTGTTAAAAGAGATGCCTTCCTACCTTTTTCTGCAG GACGCAGGGTGTGCCTGGGTGAGAGTCTGGCTAGGATGGAACTCTTCCTCTTCTTTACCTCCCTCCTGCAACACTTCCACTTTAGTCCTCCACCAGGTGTCTCTGCAGATCAGCTGGACCTCACACCAGTTGTTGGGCTCACACTGAACCCTTCTCCTCACAAGCTATGTGCAGTGAAACGGTCATAA